Genomic DNA from Hyperolius riggenbachi isolate aHypRig1 chromosome 10, aHypRig1.pri, whole genome shotgun sequence:
gggggcatttacgaccccccccccccccccccccgcgctcgggggcaTGCTTTCCCTTTATGCagagaccctataggggccccaaagggacatgttcgggttgggttcggcccgaacatgccgaatatcgggggcatgttcggccgaacccgaacatctggatgttcgcccatcactactctgcATCTATTCTATTAACCATTAAGTGCCTCCTTTTCATCCCCTCTGTAACCATTGCCCATAGTCTCCCCCAGTCCCCAGTGTCTGCCTCGGCCTGACCAGCAGTCAGCATACACTTGTTTACTAGTATCTATAATGCAAGTCTAAGATTCTAGTTGGGAAATACAAACACTCTAGACATCTCATGTGTGATGTAGGCCCATCCTATGTGCTAGTATCCTGCACATTTCTCAGCCTGATATTCCCCTCCAGGGGTCAGTAGCCCCCCAGCCCCATATGATGCATGGCGGAGATACCTTTCTTcatattgaggggggagtgaCAGAAAACATTGTATATTAGACGTTGTATTCCCCCTGATAATGATGGAGACAGAAGAGATCGGGGGAGCAGTAAGCAGAGCTGGTCACATAAGAGCGGGATTTCCCGGCCGCAGCCTCCGCTCAGAAGTCCCCCGGAGCTGTAATGGGGGAGGGGAAACCCCTGCCAGCCGGGCGGCCACACACAGGGGGCACACTGCTATATACCGGAGGGAATAAACCCACGTTTCTCCCGGCAGGAAACACAAGCAGAGAGCCGAGCAGTGACAGCTGTGTGGAGAGGAGGGGCGGCAGAGAGTCCGGATCCCTCCAATAGGAAGACGAGGCGCGCTCCTATCAGCAGCCAATGGCAGCGCGGCCGGAGAGGCTATATATGCGCCGATTGGCGCTCTCCCTGCAATGTTACACTGTGTTGTGCAGGAAGATGGCAGAGACCGCACCAGCAGCCGCCCCTCCCGCAGCGGAGCCCGCCGCCAAGAAGAAGCAGAGCAAGAAGGCGGCAACCGGAGGAGCCAAGAAAGCCAGCAACAAGCCTTCCGGTCCCAGCGTGTCCGATCTGATCGTCAGAGCCGTGTCCGCCTCTAAGGAGCGCAGCGGGGTCTCCCTGGCCGCCCTGAAGAAGGCTCTGGCTGCCGGAGGATACGATGTAGAGAAGAATAACAGCCGCCTCAAGCTGGCCGTCAGGAGCTTGCTGACAAAGGGCACCCTTGTCCATGTCAAAGGTACCGGCGCCTCCGGCTCCTtcaagatcagcaagaaggagggcagcaaagacaaGGCGGCCGCCAAGAAAAAGCCGTCCGCTGCGGCTAAGTCCAAGAAGCCGGCTGCTGCGGCCAAGTCTCCAAAGAAAGCTAAGAAAGTCCCCAGTGCTGCCAAGAAGAGTCCGAAGAAAGCGGCCAAGAAACCTGCAGCCGCTAAGAGCCCGGCAAAGAAGGCAGCCAAGCCTAAAGCCGCTAAGAGCCCGGCAAAGAAGGCAGCCAAGCCTAAAGCCGCTAAGAGCCCGGCAAAGAAGGCAGCCAAGCCTAAAGCCGCTAAGAGCCCGGCAAAGAAGGCAGCCAAACCTAAAAAGGCCGCTCCTAAGAAGAAATAAGTCTAAGATTGTCTCTCATAAacccaaaggctcttttcagagccacccaaTCTCTCCCCCAAAGGGctgtgatgttttctgtttgtcgGCGTGTAGGTAGTACATGTAACGGAGTGCATTGCAAACTTAGACATGTCATTGAGTCCAGCAATTTTCAAGCGATCCGTTACCCCCATATATCCTAGTCTGTTCATTGCTAAAACTGCCGGCAGCAGTACGTTTAAATGGTGTTACTCCTCTACCGGCATCCCAGCACTTCCAAGTCACACCCTGTACCGAAGGCTTAGATGTATGGCTACTGTGATGGCTGTTATATAACATGCTGCTTCACTCACCGCAGCTCAACG
This window encodes:
- the LOC137536297 gene encoding histone H1C-like, whose product is MAETAPAAAPPAAEPAAKKKQSKKAATGGAKKASNKPSGPSVSDLIVRAVSASKERSGVSLAALKKALAAGGYDVEKNNSRLKLAVRSLLTKGTLVHVKGTGASGSFKISKKEGSKDKAAAKKKPSAAAKSKKPAAAAKSPKKAKKVPSAAKKSPKKAAKKPAAAKSPAKKAAKPKAAKSPAKKAAKPKAAKSPAKKAAKPKAAKSPAKKAAKPKKAAPKKK